Proteins encoded together in one Solanum lycopersicum chromosome 7, SLM_r2.1 window:
- the LOC101267037 gene encoding pentatricopeptide repeat-containing protein At2g41080, whose product MGQSCLRPLRFLPLRSANTRRFSAAGTELSILCSQGYVKEAFNKFSFLIWDNPSHFSYLLQACIQEKSFFLTKQLHSLIVTSGCFRDKFVSNHLLNAYSKLGQLDIAVTLFDKLPKRNVMSFNILIGGYVQIGDLDSASKVFDEMGERNLASWNAMITGLTQFEFNERALSLFARMYGLGYLPDAFTLGSVLRGCAGLKDLNKGRQVHGCGLKLGLEGDFVVASSLAHMYMRSGSLSEGEIVIMSMPDQTMAAWNTLIAGRAQNGCFEGALELYNLVKIAGFRPDKITFVSVISSCSELATIGQGQQIHSDVIKTGVISVVAVVSSLISMYSKCGCLDEAEKIFEERKEADLVLWSAMISAYGFHGRGKNAVELFHRMEQEGLAPNHITLLSLLYACSHSGMKDEGLEFFDLMVEKYNVEPQLVHYTCVVDLLGRAGRLQEAEALIRSMPVKPDGVIWKTLLSACKIHKNADMARSIAEEVLRIDPQDSASYVLLANVQASAKRWKSVSEVRKSMKDRGVKKEPGISWLELKNQVHHFIIGDKSHPQSDEVDVYLKELIAELKLEGYVPDTGSVLHDMELEEKEYNLVHHSEKLAIAFALMNTPEGFPIRIMKNLRICSDCHMAIKYISKMKKREIIVRDSSRFHHFKEGCCSCGDYW is encoded by the coding sequence ATGGGACAGTCTTGTTTGAGACCTCTGAGATTTCTTCCCCTCCGATCAGCAAACACTCGCCGGTTCTCGGCAGCCGGCACTGAGCTTTCAATTCTATGTTCTCAAGGTTACGTAAAAGAAGCTTTCAACAAGTTCTCTTTCTTAATATGGGACAACCCATCGCATTTCTCTTACCTTTTACAAGCATGCATCCAAGAAAAGTCCTTTTTCCTAACCAAACAGCTGCATTCTCTCATAGTAACATCTGGGTGTTTCAGGGACAAGTTTGTTTCCAATCACCTGCTCAATGCTTACTCAAAATTGGGTCAGCTAGATATTGCAGTTACACTGTTTGATAAATTGCCTAAAAGAAATGTAATGTCTTTTAACATTTTGATTGGTGGGTATGTTCAAATTGGCGATTTGGATAGTGCCTCTAAGGTGTTTGATGAAATGGGTGAGAGAAATTTGGCTTCTTGGAATGCAATGATTACTGGGTTGACTCAGTTTGAGTTTAATGAGAGGGCGTTGAGTTTGTTTGCGCGAATGTATGGGTTGGGTTACTTGCCTGATGCATTTACTCTTGGAAGTGTTTTAAGAGGTTGTGCTGGTTTGAAGGATTTGAATAAGGGCAGGCAGGTTCATGGTTGTGGATTGAAATTGGGTTTAGAGGGGGATTTTGTTGTTGCAAGTTCATTGGCACACATGTATATGAGGTCTGGTAGCTTAAGCGAGGGAGAGATTGTGATCATGTCGATGCCAGATCAAACTATGGCAGCTTGGAATACTCTTATTGCTGGTAGGGCTCAGAATGGGTGTTTTGAAGGTGCATTGGAGCTGTATAATTTGGTGAAAATCGCCGGGTTTAGACCAGATAAGATAACGTTTGTTAGCGTGATCAGCTCGTGTTCAGAGCTGGCTACAATAGGACAGGGGCAGCAGATTCATTCTGACGTTATAAAAACTGGTGTAATTTCTGTGGTTGCAGTTGTAAGTTCCTTGATTAGCATGTATTCAAAATGTGGATGTTTGGATGAGGCTGAGAAGATTTTTGAGGAAAGGAAGGAAGCTGATCTTGTTTTGTGGAGTGCTATGATTTCTGCTTATGGGTTTCATGGTAGGGGAAAGAACGCAGTTGAGTTGTTTCATCGTATGGAGCAAGAAGGACTAGCACCTAACCATATAACTCTCTTGAGTTTGCTCTATGCCTGTAGTCATAGTGGGATGAAGGATGAAGGGCTTGAATTTTTCGACTTGATGGTGGAGAAGTACAATGTAGAACCTCAACTGGTGCACTATACATGTGTCGTTGACCTCCTAGGAAGAGCAGGCCGTTTGCAGGAGGCTGAAGCTCTTATTAGATCTATGCCTGTGAAGCCAGACGGTGTCATATGGAAGACATTGCTATCGGCCtgtaaaattcataaaaatgcAGATATGGCTAGAAGTATAGCTGAAGAAGTTTTGAGGATTGACCCTCAGGATTCAGCTTCATATGTGCTCCTTGCTAATGTTCAAGCATCTGCTAAAAGATGGAAGAGTGTTTCTGAAGTGAGGAAATCAATGAAGGATAGGGGAGTAAAGAAAGAACCAGGAATAAGCTGGCTGGAGTTGAAGAACCAGGTTCACCACTTCATTATTGGTGATAAATCTCATCCACAATCGGACGAGGTTGATGTATACTTAAAGGAATTGATTGCAGAACTGAAGTTAGAAGGCTATGTTCCTGATACAGGATCTGTTTTGCATGATATGGAATTAGAGGAAAAAGAGTATAACTTGGTCCATCACAGTGAAAAATTAGCCATTGCTTTCGCGCTGATGAACACCCCGGAGGGTTTTCCAATTAGGATAATGAAGAatttacgaatttgtagtgattgTCACATGGCTATCAAGTACATATCCAAGATGAAAAAACGAGAGATAATTGTACGTGATTCCAGTAGGTTTCATCACTTCAAAGAGGGATGTTGTTCTTGTGGAGATTATTGGTGA
- the LOC101266739 gene encoding ATP-dependent zinc metalloprotease FTSH 2, chloroplastic: protein MATSSVCIAGNDLSTHRTQKVFRKEIYGRKILYSSNLPSSRKTSRVVVKASLQQGPHEGRRGFLKLLLGNVGLGVPALLGNGKAYADEQGVSNSRMSYSRFLEYLDKDRVQKVDLFENGTIAIVEAVSPELGNRVQRVRVQLPGLSQELLQKFREKNIDFAAHNAQEDSGSLIFNLIGNLAFPLILIGGLFLLSRRSNGGMGGPGGPGNPLAFGQSKAKFQMEPNTGVTFDDVAGVDEAKQDFMEVVEFLKKPERFTAVGARIPKGVLLVGPPGTGKTLLAKAIAGEAGVPFFSISGSEFVEMFVGVGASRVRDLFKKAKENAPCIVFVDEIDAVGRQRGTGIGGGNDEREQTLNQLLTEMDGFEGNTGIIVVAATNRADILDSALLRPGRFDRQVSVDVPDIKGRTEILKVHAGNKKFDSDVSLEVIAMRTPGFSGADLANLLNEAAILAGRRGKTAIASKEIDDSIDRIVAGMEGTVMTDGKSKSLVAYHEVGHAICGTLTPGHDAVQKVTLIPRGQAKGLTWFIPADDPTLISKQQLFARIVGGLGGRAAEEVIFGEPEVTTGAAGDLQQITGLAKQMVVTFGMSELGPWSLMDSSAQSGDVIMRMMARNSMSEKLAEDIDVAVKKLSDSAYEIALSQIRSNREAIDKIVEVLLEKETMTGDEFRAILSEFVEIPAENRVPAAVPTPAAV from the exons ATGGCGACTTCATCAGTATGCATAGCAGGAAATGATTTGTCCACCCATAGAACACAGAAAGTTTTTAGGAAGGAGATCTATGGCAGAAAAATTTTGTACTCCTCAAATCTTCCATCATCTAGGAAAACATCAAGAGTAGTTGTAAAAGCATCCCTTCAGCAAGGGCCACATGAAGGAAGAAGAGGCTTTCTTAAATTATTGCTTGGAAATGTTGGGCTTGGAGTGCCTGCTTTGTTAGGTAATGGGAAAGCCTATGCTGATGAGCAAGGTGTTTCTAACTCAAGGATGTCTTATTCTAGATTTTTGGAGTATCTGGACAAGGACAGGGTGCAAAAAGTAGATCTGTTTGAAAATGGAACCATAGCTATTGTAGAAGCTGTATCTCCAGAATTGGGGAACCGAGTGCAAAGAGTTAGGGTACAACTACCTGGACTCAGCCAGGAACTCCTTCAAAAGTTCCGGGAAAAGAACATTGATTTCGCTGCTCACAATGCTCAAGAGGACTCAGGTTCTCTCATATTCAACTTGATTGGAAATCTGGCTTTCCCACTTATTTTGATTGGTGGTCTTTTCCTGCTATCAAGGCGGTCTAACGGAGGAATGGGAGGTCCTGGTGGGCCTGGAAACCCACTAGCATTTGGTCAATCAAAGGCTAAGTTCCAAATGGAGCCAAACACTGGTGTGACATTTGATGATGTTGCTGGTGTAGATGAAGCAAAACAAGATTTTATGGAGGTCgtagaatttttgaagaaaccTGAGAGATTTACTGCAGTAGGGGCTCGTATTCCAAAAGGTGTTCTTCTTGTTGGTCCTCCTGGTACTGGGAAAACCTTGCTAGCAAAGGCAATTGCTGGTGAAGCGGGTGTTccatttttctcaatttcaGGTTCAGAATTCGTTGAGATGTTTGTTGGTGTTGGAGCCTCTCGAGTCCGTGATCTTTTCAAGAAGGCCAAGGAAAATGCTCCTTGCATTGTATTTGTTGATGAAATTGATGCTGTTGGGCGGCAAAGAGGGACTGGAATTGGAGGAGGAAATGATGAAAGGGAACAGACCCTGAACCAACTATTGACTGAAATGGATGGTTTCGAAGGAAATACTGGTATAATAGTTGTTGCGGCAACCAATCGTGCAGATATTCTTGACTCTGCTTTGCTGAGGCCAGGACGATTTGATAGACAA GTATCCGTGGATGTCCCAGACATCAAGGGAAGAACAGAGATCTTAAAGGTTCATGCCGGCAACAAGAAGTTTGATTCAGATGTGTCTCTTGAAGTTATTGCCATGAGGACACCGGGTTTCAGTGGAGCAGATCTTGCTAACCTCTTAAATGAAGCAGCCATTCTTGCAGGTCGACGTGGTAAGACAGCAATCGCATCCAAAGAGATTGATGATTCAATTGATAGGATAGTGGCTGGTATGGAAGGAACAGTCATGACTGATGGCAAGAGCAAGAGTCTGGTGGCATATCACGAAGTTGGACATGCCATCTGTGG AACTCTCACTCCAGGGCATGATGCTGTACAAAAGGTCACTCTAATCCCACGTGGTCAGGCAAAAGGTTTGACCTGGTTCATTCCTGCAGATGACCCAACCTTAATATCCAAGCAACAACTCTTTGCTAGAATTGTTGGTGGACTTGGTGGAAGAGCTGCAGAAGAAGTGATCTTTGGTGAACCTGAAGTGACCACTGGTGCTGCTGGTGATTTGCAGCAGATCACTGGTTTGGCAAAACAG ATGGTTGTCACTTTTGGTATGTCTGAACTTGGCCCGTGGTCCCTCATGGATTCTTCAGCCCAAAGTGGTGATGTAATCATGAGAATGATGGCCAGGAACTCGATGTCAGAAAAGCTAGCTGAAGACATTGATGTTGCTGTGAAGAAGCTTTCAGACAGTGCATATGAGATTGCATTGAGCCAAATCCGCAGCAACCGTGAAGCAATTGATAAGATTGTGGAAGTCCTCCTTGAAAAGGAGACGATGACTGGAGATGAATTCCGTGCTATTCTCTCAGAATTTGTTGAAATTCCTGCTGAAAACCGCGTCCCTGCTGCTGTTCCTACCCCAGCAGCTGTATAA